The segment TTTCTGCTTCTGGAACAATTGGACGATTAGTTATTTATGATGGTTCGCCTGCCTATTTTCAAGATTCAAATATTATCTGGTTAGGTCATAATGAAGACGTTGTCTTAAATCCTTTCTTATTTTACTGCTATTCAAATTTGAGATGGCAAACATCCGATGGCGGAGTTATTAGCAGATTATACAACTCAGATTTCAAAAGAATGAAAATTAAATTTCCTGAGGTCAAAGCCGAACAACAAAAAATCGCCTCCTGCCTTTCGTCCTTAGATGATGTAATTCAGGCGCAGGAGCAAAAAATAGAACTGTTAGAACAGCACAAAAAAGGATTGTTGCAGGGGTTGTTTCCTAATGTAAATGATGGTGATAATGGATAAATTTCAAAACAAATACCGCATAAATGAGAAAAAAATAAAGATATGACAGCAAACAACCACTCAGATTTAGGCAAAACCCTCTGGAAAATCGCAGACGACCTGCGGGGTTCCATGAACGCAGACGATTTCCGCGATTACATGCTTTCGTTTTTGTTTCTGCGCTACCTGAGCGATAACTACGAAGAAGCAGCCAGGAAAGAACTCGGAAAAGATTACCCATCTCTGAACGGAAACGGGGGCAAAACCCCATTGTCCATTTGGTATGAACAAAATCCAGATGATGTGGCTGAATTTGAAAAACAGATGCGGAGAAAGATACACTATGTCATTGAACCCCAATACCTGTGGAACAATATTGCATACCTGGCTAAAACCCAGAGCAAAGATTTGCTTAAGACCTTACAGCATGGATTCAAATATATTGAAAACCAATCGTTCGAAAGCACCTTTCAGGGTTTGTTTTCCGAAATCAATCTGGATTCTGACAAACTCGGAAAAAATTATGAAGAACGCAACAAAAAACTCTGTACCATTATTCAGAAAATTGCCGAGGGCATCAACCAGTTTTCCACCGATAAGGATATTTTAGGCGATGCCTACGAATATCTCATTGGTCAGTTTGCGGCAGGTTCGGGCAAAAAAGCGGGTGAATTTTACACCCCGCAACGCATTTCCGATATTCTTTCCGAAATTGTTATTCTCGACAGCCAAAACCCTGCTCAGGGCAAAAAGAAAAAAATTGAACGGGTTTTAGACTTTGCCTGCGGTTCAGGTTCGTTGCTCCTGAACATTCGCAGAAAAATAATCGAAGCAAATGGGACCATTGGTAAACTTTACGGACAGGAGAAAAACATCACTACTTACAACCTTGCACGGATGAATATGTTGCTTCATGGAGTGAAAGACACCGAATTTGAAATCCACCACGGAGATACTTTGCTTAATGAATGGAGTATTTTAAACGAAATGAATCCTGCCAGAAAGCTGGAATTTGATGCCGTAGTAGCTAATCCTCCTTTTAGTTACCGTTGGGAGCCCCCGGAAGAAATGGCGCAGGATTTCCGTTTCAAGAGTTACGGTCTTGCGCCCAGATCGGCAGCCGATTTTGCCTTTCTGCTGCATGGTTTTCATTTTCTTGGCAAAGAGGGAACCATGGCGATTATCTTGCCGCACGGTGTATTGTTCAGAGGCGGAGCAGAGGAGCGTATCAGAAATAAATTATTGAAGGATGGAAACATTGATACGGTTATCGGGCTACCTGCAAACCTGTTTTTCTCTACAGGTATTCCCGTTTGTATATTGGTCTTAAAGAAATGCAAAAAATTTGACGATGTTTTGTTCATCAATGCAGCCGAACATTACGAAAAAGGCAAACGACAAAACACGCTGCTGCCCGAACACATCAAAAAGATAGTTGACACCTATCGGGAACGAAAAGAAGAAGTCCGTTACTCCCGCAGAGTATCGATGGCAGAAATTGAAAAAAACGACTTCAACTTAAATATTTCACGCTATGTAAGCACAACTGT is part of the Sphingobacteriales bacterium genome and harbors:
- a CDS encoding type I restriction-modification system subunit M, translating into MTANNHSDLGKTLWKIADDLRGSMNADDFRDYMLSFLFLRYLSDNYEEAARKELGKDYPSLNGNGGKTPLSIWYEQNPDDVAEFEKQMRRKIHYVIEPQYLWNNIAYLAKTQSKDLLKTLQHGFKYIENQSFESTFQGLFSEINLDSDKLGKNYEERNKKLCTIIQKIAEGINQFSTDKDILGDAYEYLIGQFAAGSGKKAGEFYTPQRISDILSEIVILDSQNPAQGKKKKIERVLDFACGSGSLLLNIRRKIIEANGTIGKLYGQEKNITTYNLARMNMLLHGVKDTEFEIHHGDTLLNEWSILNEMNPARKLEFDAVVANPPFSYRWEPPEEMAQDFRFKSYGLAPRSAADFAFLLHGFHFLGKEGTMAIILPHGVLFRGGAEERIRNKLLKDGNIDTVIGLPANLFFSTGIPVCILVLKKCKKFDDVLFINAAEHYEKGKRQNTLLPEHIKKIVDTYRERKEEVRYSRRVSMAEIEKNDFNLNISRYVSTTVEEEIIDLNEVNKKLIELDKDITQAKETHNQFLRELGLPPIS